GTCGCCCGGGCGGGCGTCCCGGTACGGGTCATGGACTCGGGCCGGTGCCTGGGCGTCGTCGACCACGAGGGACTGCTCGGCGTGGTGGCCGGCACGGGTCCCACAGCCGTCCCGGCCGGACGGGAGCCCGGATCCGTCGCGGTCGGAACGGAGCCCCGTAAGGAGGCGGTCTGATGGCCACGCTGACCACACCCGCCCCCCGGGTCGCCCTCCCGGGCGTCCTCAAACACCAGGCCGTCCGCAAGCTCCTGATGCTCGCGCTCGCGGCCGCGATCCTCGTCCCCCTGGCCAACGCCCAGTGGGCCAGCGGCACCTGGCCGCACGCGCTCACCGTCGACCTGACCAAGCCGCTCACCAGTGCCAGCGACTGGATCATCGACAACCGCGACAGCCACCCCCTGTTCCTCTACTTCTTCGGCTACCTCAGCAACGGCGTGGTCCTCTCGGTGCGCGCCGTGTACCTGGTGCTCCTCGGCGCGGGCTGGGCCGGGGTCACCGCGGCGGGTGCGCTGGTCGCCTGGCGGGTGGCCGGGGTGCGGCTCGCGCTCGGTACGGCGGCCGCTTTCCTGGCCTGCGGCCTGCTCGGCATGTGGGTGCCGACGATGCAGACGCTGGCCCTGATGATCGTCGCCGTCCTGGTGTCGGTCGTCGTGGGCGTGCTGCTCGGCCTGGCCGGCGGACTCTCCGAGCGCCTGGACCGCGGCCTGCGCCCGGTCCTCGACACCATGCAGGTACTGCCCGCCTTCGCCTACCTGCTCCCGGTCGTGCTCGTCTTCGGCATCGGCGTCCCGGCGGCCGTCCTGGCCACCGTCGTCTACGCCGCCCCGCCCATGGCCCGGCTCACCGCGCTCGGACTGCGCGGCGCCGACAAGGAGGTCCTGGAGGCGGTCGATTCGCTGGGCGCGACCGCCCGGCAACGCCTGCTGACCGCCCGGATCCCGCTGGCCCGCAAGGAACTCCTCCTCGGCCTCAACCAGACGATCATGATGGCGCTGGGCATGGCGGTCATCGCGTCGGTGATCGGCGCGGGCGGCCTCGGTGACCGCGTCTACCAGGCACTGGCCTCGGTCGACGTGGGCGCGGCCCTCGCCGCCGGCATCCCGATCGTGCTCCTCGCGGTCGTCCTGGACCGGGTCACGGCCGCCGCCGGTCGCGCCGGCGACGGCGAACCGGGCAGCCACCGGGCCGCCTGGGCCTACGCCGCTGTCGCCGCCGTGGCCGTGGCGCTCGCCGGGCGCGCGGTCGGCCGGCTCGACTGGCCCGACGCCTGGACGGTGAACATCGCCGCCACGGTCAACGACGCCGTCGACTGGATGACCGACCACCTCTACTCCGGGGTGCCCGTGATCGGCGGCACCGCCGACTGGGCCGGCCACTTCACCACCTGGATCCTCGACCCCCTCCGGGCCGGCCTCCAGGGCCTGCCGTGGTGGGCCGTGCTGCTGCTGGTCGCCGCGATCGCCTGGCCGATCGGCACCTGGCGCACCGCGCTGACCGCGGTCCTCGCGCTGGCCGCGACCGGCGTGCTCGGCGTGTGGGAACCGTCCCTGGACACCCTCTCCCAGGTACTGGCCGCCGTCGCCGTCACCCTCGTCATCGGCTTCGCGACCGGCATCGCCGCCGCCCGCAGCGACCGCGTCGAACAGTTGCTGCGCCCGGTCCTGGACGTGTTCCAGACGATGCCGCAGTTCGTGTACCTGATCCCGGTCGTCGCCCTGTTCGGCGTCGGCCGCGCCCCCGCCGTCGCGGCGGCCGTCGTCTACGCACTGCCCGCCGTCGTCCGCATCACCACCCAGGGCCTGCGCCAGGTCGACCCGGCGGCGATGGAGTCCGCCCGGTCCCTCGGCGCGACCGGCGCGCAGCAACTGCGCCAGGTCCAGCTCCCGCTCGCCCGGCCCGCGCTGCTGCTGGCCGTGAACCAGGGCGTGGTGCTCGTCCTCGCCGTCGTCATCATCGGCGGCCTGGTCGGCGGTGGCGCGCTCGGCTACGACGCCGTGTTCGGGCTCGCCCAGGGCGACCTCGCGACCGGTCTGGTGGCCGGCGCCGCGATCGTCTGCCTCGGCCTGATGCTCGACCGGGTGACCCAGCCGGCCGACCGCCGCGTGAAGAAGGGAGCGTGACATGCGACTTCGTGACCTGCGGCTTCGTACGACTGCCATGACCGCCGGGGCGTCCGCGCTGCTGCTGCTCACCGGCTGCGGTGCCGCCGACATGACCAAGCAGGCGTCGCCCTTCGCCAACGCGCAGGGCGCCAGGACGGTGACCCTCTCGGTCCAGTCCTGGGTGGGCGCGCAGGCCAACGTGGCCGTCGCCCAGTACCTGCTCGAGCACAAGCTCGGCTACCGCGTCGACACCGTGCAGGTCGACGAGGTGCCCGCCTGGGACGCGCTCAGCCAGGGCCGGGTCGACGCGATCATGGAGGACTGGGGCCACCCCGACCAGGAGCAGCGCTACGTCGACGACAAGAAGACGATCGCGCGCGGCGGCGACCTCGGCGTCACCGGACACATCGGCTGGTACGTCCCGACGTACTTCGCCAAGCAGCACCCGGACGTCACCAACTGGAAGAACCTGAACAAGTACGTGTCCCGGTTCCGCACCGCGGAGAGCGGCGGCAAGGGCCAGCTCATGGACGGCTCCCCGTCCTACGTCACCAACGACAAGGCCCTGGTGCAGAACCTGAAGCTCGACTACCAGGTCGTCTTCGCCGGTTCCGAGGCCGCCCAGATCACCCAGATGCGGCAGTTCGCCAAGGAGAAGAAGCCCTTCCTCACCTACTGGTACGCCCCGCAGTGGCTCTTCAAGAAGGTCCCGATGACCGAGGTGAAGCTGCCCGCCTACAAGGAGGGCTGCGACGCGGAGCCGGACAAGGTGGCCTGCGGCTACCCGCACACCCCGCTCCAGAAGTACCTCAACGCGGACTTCTCGAAGGACGGCGGCAAGGCGGCCGCCTTCCTGAAGAAGTTCAAGTGGACGACGGAGGACCAGAACGAGGTGTCCCTGATGATCGCGGACCAGAAGCTCACTCCGGAGGCGGCCGCCAAGAAGTGGGTGGACAGCCACGCGTCGACCTGGAAGGCGTGGCTGTCCTGAGCGCCGCTACACCAGCTCCGCGCTGATCTCCCGCAGGGCGGCCGTCGCCCGCCGCTGGAGTCCCGGTCCGAACGTGACGCGGGTGGCCCCGAGTTCGCCGAGTCCGGCGGGCGAGGGGCCCTCGCCGTCCACCCGGCCGCCCGCGTTGAGCGGCCCCAGGATCCCCGACCGCAGCAACGGCAGGACGGCAGCCGGGGCGCCGATCGGATAGACGCAGTCGGCGCCCGCGGCGACGTACGCCGCCGCCCGCTCGATGGCCTGCCCGGGGTCGCCGTCGCCGTGCGCGAAGGTGTCGATGCGCGCGTTGACGAAGAGCCGGTCGCCCGCCGCCCGGCGCACCTCGGCGAGCCACTCGGCGTGCTCGCGCGGGTCCTTGAGGACGCCGTCGACCGAGTCCTCCAGATTGCAGCCGACGGCGCCCGTCTCCAGCAGCCGCTCCACCAGCTCCTGCGGCGCCAGCCCGTACCCGCCCTCGACGTCCGCCGACACCGGCACGTCCACCGCCCGGACGATCCGGGCGACCGCCGCGAACATCTCCCCGGCCGGGGTCCGCCCGTCCGCGTACCCGAGCGAGGCGGCGACGCCCGCGCTGGGCGTGGCGAGCGCCGGGAACCCGGCCTCGGCGAACACCCGGGCGCTGGCCGCGTCCCAGGGGCCGGGCAGCACGAGGGGGTCGCCCGGCAGCCGGCCGTGGTGCAGCCGGCGGAAGTCGTCCACCTTGCTCATGGTGTCCACCTCGCTCATGGCGTGTAACCCCCCGGCGGGATACGGCGGGCGACCATCACCCGGTTCCAGCTGTTGATGGCGGTGATCAGCGCGACGAGATGGGCGAGCCGCGGGGCGTCGAAGTGCCGGGCGGCCCGCTCGTACACCTCGTCGGGCACGAAGCCCCCGGTCAGCACGGTCACCGCCTCGGTGAGCGCGAGCGCGGCCCGCTCCCGCTCGTCGTAGACGTCCCCCGCCTCCTCCCACACGCTCAGCAGATCGAGCTGCCTCGCGCTCACCCCGTGCTCGCGGGCGATCGTGAGGTGCATGTCGAGGCAGAACGCGCAGTGGTTGAGCTGCGAGGCGCGGATCACCACGAGCTCGGCGAGCGCGGGGTCGCCGAGCCCCTGCTTCGCGGCCGCGCTGAGCGTGGACATGGCCCGGCCGACCTCGCGGTCGAGGAGATTCGTACGGCTCATGCGTGCTGCCCCGGCCGGTAGTGGCCCGGCACCAGCCGGCAGGTCACGCCGAACCGGTTCCACGCGTTGATCACCGTGATCGCGGCGATCAGCTGCGCCAGCTCGGCCTCCTCGAAGTGCGCGGCGGCCCGCTCGTACACCGCGTCTGGCACGAAACCTTCCGTCAGCACGGTCACCGCCTCCGTCAGGGCCAGCGCCGCGAGCTCCTTCTCGGTGTAGAAGTGCGCCGACTCCTCCCACGCGCTGAGCTGGATGATCCGCTCGACGCTCTCGCCCGCCGCGAGAGCGTCCTTGCTGTGCATGTCGACGCAGAGCGCGCAGTGGTTGATCTGCGAGGCGCGGACCTTCACCAGCTCGACCAGCTTGGGGTCGAGGCCCTTACGGGCGGCCGCGTCGAGCCGGAGCATCGCCTTGAGGACCTCGGGCGCGTGCGCGGACCAGTTCAGCCGGGGGGTGTGCTCGGGGGCGTAGAGAACCTGTTCGTCGGTGGTCGTGATGTCTGCGTGCGTCGTCATGCCCTCGACCCTAGGAGCGGGGCAGCCCAGGAGTATGGTCCATTTCCATGGCGAGATCCTGGGCCACTTTCGGCGTCGACCTGCATCTGGAGCCGACCGGGCCGCACCTGCGCCGGGGCCTGACCGACGCCCTGCGCGAGGCCGTCCGCAGCGGCCGTCTGCCCTCCGGCACCAGGCTCCCCTCCTCGCGCTCGCTCGCCGTCGACCTGGGCATCGCCCGCAACACGGTCGCCGACGCCTACGCCGACCTCGTCGCCGAGGGCTGGCTGACCGCCCGCCAGGGCTCCGGCACGCGGGTGGCCGAGCGGAGGGTCGTCCCGCCGTCGGGTGCGGCGCCCCCTCGCCCCGAGCGCCGCCGGCCCGCGTACGACCTGCGTCCCGGCACGCCCGACCTCGGGTCCTTCCCGCGCGCCGAGTGGCTCAGGGCGGCCCGCCGCGCCCTCACCGCCGCCCCCTCCGACGCCCTCGGCTACGGCGATCCCCGCGGCCGGGTCGAACTGCGCACCGCCCTCGCCGGCTACCTCTCCCGCGCCCGCGGCGTGCGCGCCGACCCCGAACGCATCGTGGTGTGCGCCGGGTTCGCGCACGGCCTGAGACTGCTCACCACCGTCCTGCGGGCCCGCGGGGTGCGCACGATCGCCGTCGACTCGTACGGCCTGGACGAGCACTGGAGGCTGCTGGCGGCGGCCGGGCTGGCCATGACCGCGCTGCCCGTCGACGAACGCGGCACGGAAACAGGGCTGTTGAAGGGCGCCGGCGCGGCCCTGCTCACCCCCGCCCACCAGTTCCCGATGGGCGTGCCCCTGCACCACGACCGGCGGGCGGCCGTCGTGGACTGGGCGCGGCACACCGGCGGGCTGGTCCTGGAGGACGACTACGACGGCGAGTTCCGCTACGACCGGCAACCCGTCGGCGCTCTCCAGGGCCTGGATCCCGAGCACGTGGTGTACCTGGGCACCGCGAGCAAGTCGCTGGCTCCCGGCCTGCGCCTGGGCTGGATGGCACTGCCGCCGGATGTCGCGGAGGAGGTGGTGGCGGCCAAGGGCGGGGTGGACACCTCCGGGGTCCTGGACCAGTTGACGCTGGCGGAGTTCATCACGTCGGGCGCGTACGACCGCCATGTCCGGGCGGCGCGCACCCGCTACCGCCGACGCCGTGACGCGCTGGTCGCGGCCCTCACCGCGCACGCCCCCGCGATCCGCGTCACCGGCATCGCGGCGGGCCTGCACGCCGTCCTGCGGCTCCCGCCCGGCACGGAGGAGGCGGTGGTACGGGCGGCGGCCTACCAGGGGCTGGCGGTCGACGGCCTCACTCCCCGCTACCGCCACCCCGACGCCGTCACCGAGTCCTTCGACGCCCTCGTCGTCGGCTACGGCACCCCGCCGGACCACGCCTGGTCCGGCGCGCTGGACGCGTTGTGCGCGGCACTTCCTTTCGGTGAGAACGGCTCCGGAATTCCTTTTCCCGGATAGATTTCCCGGATACAGTCTCCCCATGACGAACAACAATTCCGTGTCCCGCGTGGCCCTCAAGAAGATAACCCCCGATGTTTCCGCCGCGATGGGATCCCTGCACGGCGCCGCCGTTTCCGCCGCCCAGGACGCCAAGGTCGAACCCGAGATCCTGGAACTGATCAGGATCCGCGCCTCACAGCTCAACGGCTGCGCGTTCTGCCTCGACATGCACACCAAGGACGCCCGCGCCCAGGGCGAGGCCGAGCAGCGGATCTACGCGCTGAACGCCTGGCGGGAGACCCCCTTCTTCAGCGACCGGGAGCGCGCCGCACTGGCGTTGGCCGAGGCGGTGACCCTGGTGCACGACGGGCAGGTGCCGGACGCGGTGTACGCCGAGGCCGCGGAGGTCTTCGACGAGGCCCAGGTGGCGGCGCTGATCTGGGCGACCACGGTCATCAACGCGTACAACCGGATCGCCATTGCGACGCGGATGGTGCCGGGGGCTTATCAGCCGGCCAAGAAGTAATTCGGAACAACGCAGAATTCGGGCATCGGTCTTAATCGCCGGTGCCCGTTCTTCTGCTCTTTCCGTGCCGTGCTTTATCCGTGCTGTCTGCCTATTTCTCCGGCAGTGGCTCCATCAACGTTTCCAGCCACTGCCGCCATTCGGCCGCGCGCGCCGGGAGCCCGGGGGTGATCGACCCTCCCGTCCAGCCCGTCACCGGTCGGATCCCGTGCAGCGCGTTCACCAGCCACACCTCCCGGCCGTCCAGCTCGGCGACGGTCCGTTCGCGGTGGTCGGTCCGGATCCCGGCTCGCTCAGCGCGCTCCCGGACGAGCCCGACGGTCACTCCGGGCAGGACGGGCAGCCGGGGCGGCGGCAGGCACAGGGTGTCGTCCTCCCACCACAGCACGCTCGCGGTGGCCGACTCCAGCACCACCCCGGACGGAGCTACCAGCACCCCTTCCTGAGCCCCTTCGTCGACCGCCCGCCCCCGCACCCGGGCCAGGACGTCCAGGTCCGGGCCCTTGCGGCGGGGCGCGGTCCGCCGGTCCGGCTGGCCGACGGACCAGAGGCGCACCTCCGTGCCGAGCGGCGGGGCGTGCCGCAGCCGCAGCCGCAACTCCAGTGAACCGGCGGTCAGTTCCACCCGGGGAAACCAGTCGCCGGTGCGCGGCAGCGCCGCGGTCATGTCCTGCCAGAACTCGACGAGCCGACGCGGCCCCGGGCCGCCGCACTCCGCGCAGGCCCGCAGAAACCGCTCCCGGTGCCGGCCGTACCCGCGCACCCGGCCCTCGCGGACCAGCCACGAGTCCGCGACCAGCAGCGGTCCGTCCGCCACGGATGCCACGGCGACGGTCAGCCCACGGCCGGGCGTCCACGTCGACAACCCCTCACCGACGGTCAGTCGTACACCCACTCGGTCCTCCTCAGTACTTCCCGCCCGCCACCGCCGGTGCCCCGCCCCGGGGCCCGTACGGCGCGTGCTCCAGCCATGAGCCGCACGAGGGCAGCACGGGCGCGAGGGCCGCCGCCGCGCGCTGCCTGAGACGTACGGTCCGGCGCCGTGGCCGCAGATGCTCCAGGGCCAGTCCGGCCGCCTCGCTGTTGAACAGCCCCGCGGCCCGCCGTACGTCCGCGAACGCGGCCACCGCCTCCGGCGTTCCGGCGGCCACGGCCTGCGCGGCCGCCGCCGCGTCGGCGATCCCGCTGTTCATGCCGCGCGCCCCGAACGGCGGGAACAGATGCGCGGCCTCGCCGACGAGCAGCACCCGCCCGTGCGGGTCCGTGAAGGAGGCCGCGACCTTGCGCAGGAAGCGGTACGTCGACACCCACAGGATCCGGT
The sequence above is a segment of the Streptomyces asoensis genome. Coding sequences within it:
- a CDS encoding ABC transporter permease, whose product is MATLTTPAPRVALPGVLKHQAVRKLLMLALAAAILVPLANAQWASGTWPHALTVDLTKPLTSASDWIIDNRDSHPLFLYFFGYLSNGVVLSVRAVYLVLLGAGWAGVTAAGALVAWRVAGVRLALGTAAAFLACGLLGMWVPTMQTLALMIVAVLVSVVVGVLLGLAGGLSERLDRGLRPVLDTMQVLPAFAYLLPVVLVFGIGVPAAVLATVVYAAPPMARLTALGLRGADKEVLEAVDSLGATARQRLLTARIPLARKELLLGLNQTIMMALGMAVIASVIGAGGLGDRVYQALASVDVGAALAAGIPIVLLAVVLDRVTAAAGRAGDGEPGSHRAAWAYAAVAAVAVALAGRAVGRLDWPDAWTVNIAATVNDAVDWMTDHLYSGVPVIGGTADWAGHFTTWILDPLRAGLQGLPWWAVLLLVAAIAWPIGTWRTALTAVLALAATGVLGVWEPSLDTLSQVLAAVAVTLVIGFATGIAAARSDRVEQLLRPVLDVFQTMPQFVYLIPVVALFGVGRAPAVAAAVVYALPAVVRITTQGLRQVDPAAMESARSLGATGAQQLRQVQLPLARPALLLAVNQGVVLVLAVVIIGGLVGGGALGYDAVFGLAQGDLATGLVAGAAIVCLGLMLDRVTQPADRRVKKGA
- a CDS encoding aminotransferase class IV, whose translation is MGVRLTVGEGLSTWTPGRGLTVAVASVADGPLLVADSWLVREGRVRGYGRHRERFLRACAECGGPGPRRLVEFWQDMTAALPRTGDWFPRVELTAGSLELRLRLRHAPPLGTEVRLWSVGQPDRRTAPRRKGPDLDVLARVRGRAVDEGAQEGVLVAPSGVVLESATASVLWWEDDTLCLPPPRLPVLPGVTVGLVRERAERAGIRTDHRERTVAELDGREVWLVNALHGIRPVTGWTGGSITPGLPARAAEWRQWLETLMEPLPEK
- a CDS encoding PLP-dependent aminotransferase family protein, whose translation is MARSWATFGVDLHLEPTGPHLRRGLTDALREAVRSGRLPSGTRLPSSRSLAVDLGIARNTVADAYADLVAEGWLTARQGSGTRVAERRVVPPSGAAPPRPERRRPAYDLRPGTPDLGSFPRAEWLRAARRALTAAPSDALGYGDPRGRVELRTALAGYLSRARGVRADPERIVVCAGFAHGLRLLTTVLRARGVRTIAVDSYGLDEHWRLLAAAGLAMTALPVDERGTETGLLKGAGAALLTPAHQFPMGVPLHHDRRAAVVDWARHTGGLVLEDDYDGEFRYDRQPVGALQGLDPEHVVYLGTASKSLAPGLRLGWMALPPDVAEEVVAAKGGVDTSGVLDQLTLAEFITSGAYDRHVRAARTRYRRRRDALVAALTAHAPAIRVTGIAAGLHAVLRLPPGTEEAVVRAAAYQGLAVDGLTPRYRHPDAVTESFDALVVGYGTPPDHAWSGALDALCAALPFGENGSGIPFPG
- a CDS encoding carboxymuconolactone decarboxylase family protein codes for the protein MSRTNLLDREVGRAMSTLSAAAKQGLGDPALAELVVIRASQLNHCAFCLDMHLTIAREHGVSARQLDLLSVWEEAGDVYDERERAALALTEAVTVLTGGFVPDEVYERAARHFDAPRLAHLVALITAINSWNRVMVARRIPPGGYTP
- a CDS encoding ABC transporter substrate-binding protein; amino-acid sequence: MRLRDLRLRTTAMTAGASALLLLTGCGAADMTKQASPFANAQGARTVTLSVQSWVGAQANVAVAQYLLEHKLGYRVDTVQVDEVPAWDALSQGRVDAIMEDWGHPDQEQRYVDDKKTIARGGDLGVTGHIGWYVPTYFAKQHPDVTNWKNLNKYVSRFRTAESGGKGQLMDGSPSYVTNDKALVQNLKLDYQVVFAGSEAAQITQMRQFAKEKKPFLTYWYAPQWLFKKVPMTEVKLPAYKEGCDAEPDKVACGYPHTPLQKYLNADFSKDGGKAAAFLKKFKWTTEDQNEVSLMIADQKLTPEAAAKKWVDSHASTWKAWLS
- a CDS encoding carboxymuconolactone decarboxylase family protein is translated as MTNNNSVSRVALKKITPDVSAAMGSLHGAAVSAAQDAKVEPEILELIRIRASQLNGCAFCLDMHTKDARAQGEAEQRIYALNAWRETPFFSDRERAALALAEAVTLVHDGQVPDAVYAEAAEVFDEAQVAALIWATTVINAYNRIAIATRMVPGAYQPAKK
- a CDS encoding isocitrate lyase/PEP mutase family protein, whose protein sequence is MSKVDDFRRLHHGRLPGDPLVLPGPWDAASARVFAEAGFPALATPSAGVAASLGYADGRTPAGEMFAAVARIVRAVDVPVSADVEGGYGLAPQELVERLLETGAVGCNLEDSVDGVLKDPREHAEWLAEVRRAAGDRLFVNARIDTFAHGDGDPGQAIERAAAYVAAGADCVYPIGAPAAVLPLLRSGILGPLNAGGRVDGEGPSPAGLGELGATRVTFGPGLQRRATAALREISAELV
- a CDS encoding carboxymuconolactone decarboxylase family protein, producing MTTHADITTTDEQVLYAPEHTPRLNWSAHAPEVLKAMLRLDAAARKGLDPKLVELVKVRASQINHCALCVDMHSKDALAAGESVERIIQLSAWEESAHFYTEKELAALALTEAVTVLTEGFVPDAVYERAAAHFEEAELAQLIAAITVINAWNRFGVTCRLVPGHYRPGQHA